The following proteins are co-located in the Primulina tabacum isolate GXHZ01 chromosome 11, ASM2559414v2, whole genome shotgun sequence genome:
- the LOC142517773 gene encoding tubulin beta-5 chain-like, whose product MREILHIQGGQCGNQIGAKFWEVVCDEHGIDSAGNYVGTSNVQLERLNVYYNEASGGRYVPRAVLMDLEPGTMDSLRAGAYGKIFRPDNFVFGQNGAGNNWAKGHYTEGAELIDSVLDVVRKEAENCDCLQGFQVCHSLGGGTGSGMGTLLISKIREEYPDRMMMTFSVFPSPKVSDTVVEPYNATLSVHQLVENADECMVLDNEALYDICFRTLKLTNPSFGDLNHLISTTMSGVTCCLRFPGQLNSDLRKLAVNLIPFPRLHFFMVGFAPLTSRGSQQYRALTIPELTQQMWDAKNMMCAADPRHGRYLTASAMFRGKMSTKEVDEQMINVQNKNSSYFVEWIPNNVKSSVCDIPPTGLSMSSTFVGNSTSIQEMFRRVSEQFTVMFRRKAFLHWYTGEGMDEMEFTEAESNMNDLVSEYQQYQDANADNEEEEYEDEEADT is encoded by the exons atgagagaaattctCCACATTCAAGGAGGGCAATGCGGCAACCAAATTGGTGCCAAGTTTTGGGAGGTTGTCTGTGATGAACATGGAATCGATTCCGCCGGAAACTACGTTGGTACCTCCAACGTCCAGCTTGAACGGCTTAATGTTTACTACAATGAGGCGAGCGGTGGGAGGTACGTGCCCCGGGCAGTCTTGATGGACCTCGAGCCGGGGACCATGGACAGCCTACGAGCTGGAGCTTACGGCAAGATTTTTCGGCCAGATAACTTCGTTTTCGGGCAGAATGGTGCAGGAAACAATTGGGCTAAGGGGCATTACACTGAGGGAGCTGAGCTGATCGATTCTGTGCTTGATGTTGTTCGTAAAGAAGCAGAGAATTGTGATTGCTTGCAAG gaTTTCAAGTGTGCCACTCACTCGGAGGAGGAACGGGATCAGGAATGGGAACCCTTCTCATTTCCAAGATCAGAGAAGAGTACCCGGACAGAATGATGATGACCTTTTCGGTTTTCCCCTCACCAAAGGTATCGGATACGGTCGTTGAGCCCTACAACGCCACACTCTCAGTGCACCAACTAGTTGAAAATGCCGACGAATGCATGGTCCTTGACAATGAAGCCCTATATGACATTTGTTTCCGCACGCTAAAGCTCACTAATCCCAGCT TTGGTGATCTGAACCATTTGATATCAACAACGATGAGCGGAGTGACGTGCTGCCTCCGTTTCCCGGGTCAACTCAACTCCGACCTCAGAAAACTCGCCGTAAATCTCATCCCCTTCCCACGCCTCCACTTCTTCATGGTGGGTTTCGCGCCACTGACCTCGCGTGGCTCGCAGCAATACCGCGCACTCACAATCCCTGAACTCACCCAACAAATGTGGGACGCCAAGAACATGATGTGCGCCGCCGACCCGCGTCATGGACGCTACCTCACCGCCTCCGCGATGTTCCGTGGCAAGATGAGCACCAAAGAGGTGGACGAACAGATGATCAACGTGCAGAACAAGAACTCCTCTTACTTCGTTGAGTGGATCCCCAACAACGTGAAATCGAGCGTCTGCGACATCCCACCAACCGGGCTTTCGATGTCATCGACCTTTGTCGGGAACTCCACGTCAATTCAAGAAATGTTCAGGCGTGTATCCGAGCAGTTCACCGTCATGTTCAGGAGAAAAGCTTTCTTGCATTGGTACACTGGTGAAGGGATGGATGAGATGGAGTTCACCGAAGCAGAGAGTAACATGAATGATCTGGTCTCAGAGTATCAACAGTATCAGGATGCGAACGCCGATAACGAAGAAGAAGAGTACGAAGACGAGGAAGCGGACACTTAG